In Hwangdonia lutea, a single window of DNA contains:
- a CDS encoding electron transfer flavoprotein subunit beta/FixA family protein produces MKILVCISHVPDTTSKINFTDDNSKFDTNGVQFVINPNDEFGLTRAMWFKEKQGASVDVVNVGGAETEPTLRKALAIGADSAIRVNTAALDGFQVAKQLAKVVQDGGYDLVIAGRESIDYNGGMVPGMLAGLTNANFVNNCINLEVDGTNATAVREIDGGKETVATTLPLVIGGQKGLVEESDLRIPNMRGIMMARKKPLTVVEPVDANAETSAVAFEKPTPKGAVTLVSPDNLDELVNLLHNEAKVI; encoded by the coding sequence ATGAAAATTTTAGTGTGTATAAGTCACGTTCCGGACACTACATCAAAAATTAATTTTACGGATGACAACTCTAAATTCGACACCAACGGTGTGCAATTTGTTATCAATCCAAATGATGAGTTTGGTTTAACCCGTGCCATGTGGTTTAAAGAAAAACAAGGGGCCAGTGTCGATGTTGTAAATGTTGGTGGCGCAGAAACCGAACCAACTTTACGTAAAGCTTTAGCTATTGGTGCAGACAGCGCCATACGTGTTAATACTGCGGCTTTAGACGGATTTCAGGTAGCCAAACAATTAGCGAAAGTGGTACAAGATGGCGGTTACGATTTGGTAATTGCCGGTCGTGAATCTATTGATTATAATGGCGGTATGGTTCCTGGCATGTTAGCTGGTTTAACCAACGCCAATTTTGTAAACAACTGCATTAATCTTGAGGTTGATGGCACTAATGCTACGGCAGTTCGTGAAATTGACGGTGGAAAAGAAACCGTTGCAACAACGTTACCGCTAGTTATTGGTGGGCAAAAAGGATTGGTTGAAGAAAGCGATTTACGCATTCCGAATATGCGCGGTATTATGATGGCTCGTAAAAAACCATTAACCGTAGTAGAACCTGTTGATGCTAATGCCGAAACCTCGGCGGTTGCATTTGAAAAACCAACTCCAAAAGGCGCTGTAACCTTAGTATCGCCTGATAATTTAGACGAATTAGTAAACTTGCTTCACAACGAAGCCAAGGTGATTTAA
- a CDS encoding DUF5686 family protein, with amino-acid sequence MNIKLLFTFLFLGFISAIAQTKVSGYVFDEFNEPISFANVIFKGSSEGTITDENGKFYLESNETWSALSVSFIGYETLIVPLDKKVNYNLKFTLKEETAQLDAVVIVSGKQSKKNNPAIDLLRKIWEHKRKNGLHLYKQYEYDKYEKVEFDINTIDSALIKSKLFRGMEFVFNEVDTSRVTGKTYLPMFINEAVSRVYGDNVINKEKEVLKGNKNSGFSDNQVVIDFVDDLYSDYNVYDNYLKFFDKSFVSPLSKTGINTYNYVLSDSAFIDNKWCYNIIYYPRRKNELTFKGDFWVADSTYAIKEINLQASKSANINWVKDIYIEQEFEVLNDSLFLVKRDYMMSDFALNKKENSRGVYGKRTTLFNNYEFDKPLDKKFYDREVYNYDKDVYDRDEAFWAENRLEDLNKDEQGVYKMLDTLKTVKKFKRLYNLGSILSSGYIEFNTLPLDYGPIFSTFGFNEVEGLRLRTGGRTYFGRNDLWRLEGFLAYGFRDDKFKYGMSGKWLLDKRSRLIISGGNRRDVEQIGASLTTSTDVLGRSLASSSVVGTGANDKLTAINLTSLAVQLEPWRNVIFRLGANYRTLESASPTFSLDYVDDEEPTGFSSKIIQFETSLSLSYFPKRKMTGFGVERRTANDDFARIFAQVSRGDKSVLNSDFSYTKLQLSYIQPWQLGGFGRLYTTVEAGKTFGEVPLGLLSVIPGNQSYFSIYNTFSQLDYYEFVSDTYASFHFEHNFNGRLFSRIPFLRKLNLREIVSVRGVWGDISQANINLNTTENPNNIPLVAPNDKPYYEYGLGVGNIFKIFRVDFNFRGNYKDKALYPNARKFGVTGTFGFHF; translated from the coding sequence ATGAACATAAAACTACTTTTTACATTTCTCTTCCTAGGATTTATTTCAGCCATTGCCCAAACCAAAGTAAGCGGTTATGTTTTTGATGAGTTTAACGAGCCCATATCGTTTGCCAATGTTATATTTAAAGGTTCTTCAGAAGGCACGATTACCGACGAAAACGGAAAATTCTATTTAGAATCCAACGAAACTTGGAGCGCCTTATCCGTGTCTTTTATTGGCTATGAAACATTAATTGTTCCTTTGGATAAAAAAGTAAACTACAATTTAAAATTCACTTTAAAAGAGGAAACGGCACAACTCGATGCGGTGGTTATTGTGTCTGGAAAACAATCAAAAAAGAATAATCCGGCTATCGATTTGCTGCGTAAAATTTGGGAACACAAACGCAAAAACGGATTACATCTTTACAAACAATACGAATACGATAAGTACGAAAAAGTAGAATTCGACATCAATACCATCGATAGTGCGCTAATTAAAAGTAAGCTTTTTAGAGGTATGGAATTTGTGTTTAACGAAGTAGATACCTCGCGCGTTACGGGTAAAACCTATTTGCCCATGTTTATTAACGAAGCCGTTTCCAGGGTTTATGGCGATAATGTAATCAATAAGGAAAAAGAGGTTTTAAAAGGCAATAAAAACTCGGGATTTAGTGATAATCAAGTGGTAATCGATTTTGTTGACGATTTGTATTCCGATTATAATGTGTACGATAATTACCTGAAATTTTTCGATAAAAGCTTCGTAAGTCCACTTTCAAAAACAGGCATCAATACTTATAATTACGTGTTGTCCGACAGTGCCTTTATCGACAATAAATGGTGCTACAATATTATTTATTATCCGCGCCGTAAAAACGAACTCACCTTTAAAGGCGATTTTTGGGTGGCAGATTCCACCTATGCCATAAAGGAAATTAATTTACAAGCCTCAAAAAGCGCCAACATAAACTGGGTGAAGGATATTTATATCGAACAGGAATTTGAAGTGCTTAACGATTCGTTATTTCTTGTAAAACGCGATTATATGATGTCTGATTTCGCGTTAAACAAAAAAGAAAATTCGCGTGGTGTGTACGGCAAACGAACCACATTATTTAATAATTATGAATTCGATAAACCCTTAGATAAAAAGTTTTACGACCGAGAAGTTTACAATTACGACAAAGATGTTTACGATAGGGACGAGGCGTTTTGGGCTGAAAACCGTTTGGAAGATTTAAACAAAGACGAACAAGGCGTTTACAAAATGTTAGACACCTTAAAAACTGTTAAAAAGTTTAAAAGGCTTTATAATTTAGGCAGCATTTTATCGTCGGGTTATATTGAGTTTAACACCTTGCCGTTAGATTACGGGCCTATTTTTTCAACCTTTGGGTTTAATGAGGTGGAAGGTTTGCGATTGCGCACCGGCGGGCGAACCTATTTTGGCAGAAACGATTTGTGGCGTTTAGAAGGCTTTTTGGCTTATGGTTTTAGAGACGATAAATTTAAATACGGTATGTCGGGAAAATGGCTGTTAGACAAAAGAAGCCGATTGATAATTTCTGGCGGAAATCGGCGCGATGTCGAGCAAATAGGGGCTAGCCTTACCACAAGTACCGATGTTTTGGGGCGCAGTTTAGCTTCGTCGTCGGTTGTTGGAACCGGAGCGAACGACAAGTTAACAGCCATAAATTTAACCAGTTTAGCAGTGCAGCTTGAGCCTTGGCGCAATGTTATTTTCAGGCTCGGTGCAAATTACCGTACTTTGGAATCGGCATCACCAACCTTTAGTTTAGATTATGTTGATGACGAGGAGCCCACAGGTTTTTCATCCAAAATAATTCAATTTGAAACCTCGCTTTCGCTTTCCTATTTTCCCAAACGAAAAATGACAGGTTTTGGGGTTGAGCGACGAACTGCCAACGACGATTTTGCACGTATTTTTGCGCAAGTAAGTCGTGGCGATAAGAGCGTGCTCAATAGCGATTTTAGTTACACCAAATTGCAGCTGTCGTACATTCAGCCCTGGCAGTTGGGTGGTTTTGGTAGGTTGTACACCACTGTGGAAGCCGGTAAAACCTTTGGCGAAGTGCCACTTGGATTGTTAAGCGTTATCCCCGGAAACCAATCGTATTTTTCAATTTACAACACCTTTTCGCAGTTAGATTATTACGAGTTTGTGTCCGATACCTACGCATCCTTTCATTTCGAACACAATTTTAACGGCCGTTTATTTTCCAGAATTCCGTTTTTACGCAAATTGAATCTGCGTGAAATTGTGAGTGTTCGAGGCGTTTGGGGCGATATTTCGCAAGCGAATATCAACTTAAATACCACGGAGAATCCCAATAACATTCCGCTGGTGGCACCAAACGATAAACCCTATTACGAATACGGTTTAGGCGTTGGGAATATCTTTAAAATATTCAGGGTCGACTTTAATTTTAGAGGCAATTATAAAGATAAAGCGCTCTACCCCAATGCCCGAAAGTTTGGTGTAACCGGGACCTTTGGATTTCATTTTTAG
- a CDS encoding NupC/NupG family nucleoside CNT transporter, with translation MKSFFLSLVAIIVLSTSSLIAQETDKTKLADTIENVSQTETILIDSTNINFSENKIADTSETTAVNETKSTIIESQGFSINSLWRGALGMVTLIFIAFLFSSNRKAIDWKIVGIGLAFQLLIAIGVLKVKFIKSIFEFIGGLFVEVLEFTRAGSKFLFEGLVVDMDTFGFIFAFQVLPTIIFFSALTSVLFYLGIIQKVVKAFGWLLSKLLKISGAESLSVAGNIFLGQTEAPLLIKAYLEKMNKSEMLLVMIGGMATVAGAVLAAYIGFLGGDDPVKRLFYAKHLLAASVMAAPGAIVISKILYPQTENVNTDVKVSQEKIGSNFLDAIANGTTEGLKLAVNVGAMLLVFVAFIAMFNGILGWVGDVTTLNGWIASNTSYQSLSLELILGYVFAPLMWLIGVAKEDMALMGQLLGIKLAASEFIGYIQLSGLKNVANATHLSYQKSIIMATYMLCGFANFASIGIQIGGIGSLAPGQRKTLSKFGMKALIGGTIASLISATIAGMIIG, from the coding sequence ATGAAATCTTTTTTTTTGTCCCTAGTTGCTATTATTGTCTTATCAACTTCATCATTAATAGCGCAAGAAACAGACAAAACAAAGTTAGCCGATACTATTGAAAATGTTTCGCAAACCGAAACTATATTAATAGACTCAACTAACATCAATTTTTCAGAAAATAAAATTGCAGATACTTCCGAAACAACCGCTGTAAATGAAACAAAAAGCACCATTATTGAAAGCCAAGGTTTTTCAATAAACAGCTTGTGGCGTGGTGCATTGGGAATGGTAACTTTAATTTTTATAGCCTTTCTTTTTAGTAGCAATAGGAAAGCCATCGATTGGAAAATTGTTGGTATTGGTTTAGCATTTCAGTTATTAATTGCCATAGGTGTTTTAAAAGTTAAATTCATCAAAAGTATATTTGAATTTATTGGTGGCTTATTTGTTGAAGTTTTAGAATTTACAAGGGCTGGCAGTAAATTTTTATTTGAGGGCTTGGTTGTAGACATGGATACTTTCGGGTTTATTTTCGCTTTTCAAGTGCTACCAACTATTATATTCTTTTCAGCTTTAACATCGGTTTTATTTTATTTAGGCATCATTCAAAAAGTAGTAAAGGCTTTTGGTTGGTTGCTTTCTAAACTATTAAAAATTTCTGGAGCAGAAAGCTTAAGTGTGGCGGGTAACATTTTTTTAGGACAAACTGAAGCGCCTCTTTTAATTAAGGCGTATTTAGAAAAAATGAATAAGTCCGAAATGCTGTTGGTCATGATTGGCGGTATGGCAACCGTGGCTGGTGCTGTTTTGGCCGCTTACATCGGGTTTCTTGGTGGCGACGATCCTGTAAAGCGTTTATTTTATGCAAAGCACTTATTGGCCGCATCGGTTATGGCAGCACCGGGCGCTATTGTAATTTCTAAAATATTATATCCCCAAACCGAAAACGTCAATACAGATGTAAAGGTTTCTCAAGAAAAAATAGGTTCCAACTTTTTAGATGCCATCGCAAACGGCACAACCGAAGGCTTAAAACTAGCCGTAAACGTTGGTGCCATGCTTTTGGTATTTGTTGCTTTTATTGCCATGTTTAACGGTATTTTAGGTTGGGTGGGCGATGTTACCACATTAAACGGTTGGATTGCCAGCAATACGTCGTACCAAAGTTTATCGCTCGAACTTATTTTGGGTTATGTTTTTGCGCCTTTAATGTGGCTTATTGGTGTTGCCAAAGAAGACATGGCTTTAATGGGGCAACTCCTTGGCATAAAACTAGCAGCTAGCGAATTTATTGGTTACATACAACTTTCGGGTTTAAAAAACGTTGCTAATGCCACGCATTTGAGTTATCAAAAATCTATAATTATGGCGACTTACATGCTTTGTGGATTTGCAAATTTTGCATCTATCGGCATTCAAATTGGCGGCATAGGCTCGTTGGCTCCCGGGCAACGTAAAACCCTATCTAAATTTGGCATGAAAGCATTAATTGGAGGCACCATTGCTTCTTTAATTTCGGCAACTATCGCAGGAATGATTATTGGGTAA
- a CDS encoding electron transfer flavoprotein subunit alpha/FixB family protein: MSVLVYTESEQGKFKKTAFEVASYAKAVATQLGTTVTAVAINANDASALGNYGVDKVLNVSNSQLDAFNAKTYADVLKQAAEKENAKVVIVSSSADSKYLAPLLAVGLNAGFASNVVDVPSSTSPFTVKRTAFTNKAFSMTTIDTDVKLVAVSNNAFGLVESSGNASAEDFSPTLPESGVTVQSVDKATDKVTIADAEIVVSGGRGLKGPENWGMIEELAEVLGAATACSKPVSDLGWRPHSEHVGQTGKPVAANLYIAIGISGAIQHLAGINASKVKVVINTDAEAPFFKAADYGVVGDAFEVVPQLIEKLKAFKAQQ; the protein is encoded by the coding sequence ATGTCAGTTTTAGTATATACAGAATCAGAACAAGGAAAATTTAAAAAAACAGCCTTTGAGGTTGCCTCTTACGCCAAAGCGGTAGCCACCCAATTGGGCACTACGGTAACAGCCGTGGCCATAAATGCCAACGATGCATCAGCATTAGGAAATTATGGCGTTGACAAGGTTTTAAATGTGAGCAATTCACAACTCGATGCTTTTAATGCCAAAACCTATGCCGATGTTTTAAAACAAGCCGCAGAAAAAGAAAATGCCAAGGTTGTTATTGTAAGCTCTAGTGCCGATAGCAAATATTTAGCACCGTTATTAGCCGTTGGCTTAAACGCAGGATTTGCTTCCAATGTGGTTGATGTGCCATCAAGCACCTCGCCGTTTACAGTAAAACGTACAGCCTTTACAAACAAAGCTTTTAGCATGACTACCATCGATACCGATGTTAAGCTAGTGGCCGTTTCAAACAACGCTTTCGGATTGGTGGAATCTAGTGGTAACGCTTCCGCGGAAGATTTTTCGCCAACCCTTCCAGAATCCGGTGTTACCGTACAATCGGTAGATAAAGCCACCGATAAAGTAACCATTGCCGATGCCGAAATTGTGGTTTCTGGCGGCCGTGGATTAAAAGGTCCTGAAAATTGGGGCATGATTGAAGAATTGGCCGAAGTATTAGGTGCCGCAACCGCCTGTTCTAAACCGGTATCGGATTTAGGCTGGAGACCCCATAGCGAACACGTTGGGCAAACGGGAAAACCTGTGGCCGCCAACCTTTACATTGCAATTGGTATCTCTGGAGCTATTCAGCATTTAGCGGGTATTAACGCCTCAAAAGTAAAAGTGGTTATCAATACCGATGCTGAAGCGCCATTCTTTAAAGCAGCAGATTACGGTGTTGTAGGCGATGCTTTTGAAGTGGTTCCGCAACTCATCGAAAAATTAAAGGCTTTTAAAGCGCAACAATAA
- a CDS encoding bifunctional nuclease family protein, whose protein sequence is MSLVRLNIKGISYSQTQNGAYALILNEVDGERKLPIVIGAFEAQSIAIALEKEIRPPRPLTHDLFKNFADRFDVVVKQVIIHKLVDGVFYSSLICERDKIEEIIDARTSDAIALALRFDAPIFTYKNILDKAGIYLKVNPKKEEEDELQDSILVDDLLANELEPNAPRENYKGKTLEELHKLLDEAVSNEDYEAAAHIRDEISKR, encoded by the coding sequence ATGAGTTTAGTAAGATTAAACATAAAAGGCATTTCCTATAGTCAAACCCAAAATGGCGCCTATGCCCTTATATTAAATGAAGTTGATGGCGAACGCAAACTTCCTATTGTAATTGGTGCTTTCGAAGCACAATCCATTGCCATAGCGTTAGAAAAAGAAATTCGCCCGCCCCGTCCCTTAACTCATGATTTGTTTAAAAATTTCGCCGATAGGTTCGATGTGGTTGTTAAGCAGGTGATTATCCATAAATTAGTCGATGGTGTTTTCTATTCCAGTTTAATCTGCGAACGCGATAAAATCGAAGAAATAATTGATGCCAGAACCAGTGATGCCATTGCTTTAGCACTTCGTTTTGACGCTCCTATTTTTACCTATAAAAACATTCTCGACAAAGCCGGTATTTACTTAAAAGTGAATCCTAAAAAAGAAGAGGAAGACGAACTTCAAGACAGTATATTGGTTGATGATTTATTGGCAAATGAATTAGAACCTAACGCACCCCGCGAAAACTACAAAGGAAAAACCCTTGAAGAACTTCATAAATTACTAGACGAAGCCGTTTCAAACGAAGATTATGAGGCCGCTGCACATATTCGCGACGAAATTTCCAAACGTTAA
- a CDS encoding pyruvate dehydrogenase complex E1 component subunit beta, with protein MKTIQFREAICEAMSEEMRRDESVYLMGEEVAEYNGAYKASKGMLDEFGAKRVIDTPIAELGFAGIAIGSTMTGNRPIVEYMTFNFSLVGIDQIINNAAKIRQMSGGQFKCPIVFRGPTASAGQLGATHSQAFENWFANTPGLKVIVPSNPYDAKGLLKAAIRDDDPVIFMESEQMYGDKGEVPEGEYVLPIGVADIKREGTDVTIVSFGKIIKEAYKAAEELEKEGISCEIIDLRTVRPMDRKAIVESVKKTNRLVILEEAWPFGNVATEITYLVQSEAFDYLDAPIVKINTADTPAPYSPVLLEEWLPDYTEVIKAVKKVLYK; from the coding sequence ATGAAGACAATTCAATTTAGAGAAGCCATTTGCGAAGCCATGAGCGAAGAAATGCGCAGAGACGAAAGCGTTTATTTAATGGGTGAGGAAGTTGCGGAGTATAACGGCGCTTACAAAGCTTCAAAAGGTATGTTAGACGAATTTGGAGCAAAACGTGTAATTGATACACCAATTGCAGAACTTGGGTTTGCCGGAATAGCCATTGGCTCTACCATGACTGGAAACCGACCTATTGTGGAGTACATGACGTTTAATTTCTCGTTAGTTGGAATTGATCAAATTATAAATAATGCGGCAAAAATTAGACAAATGTCGGGTGGACAATTTAAATGTCCTATTGTATTTCGTGGCCCTACGGCTTCTGCCGGTCAGTTGGGTGCTACGCACTCGCAAGCATTCGAGAATTGGTTCGCCAATACACCAGGTTTAAAAGTAATTGTACCATCAAATCCTTATGATGCCAAAGGCTTATTAAAAGCTGCCATTCGCGATGATGACCCTGTTATTTTTATGGAAAGCGAGCAAATGTACGGCGATAAGGGTGAAGTACCAGAAGGCGAATATGTTTTACCAATTGGCGTTGCCGATATAAAACGCGAAGGTACCGATGTTACTATTGTGTCTTTCGGTAAGATTATTAAAGAGGCTTACAAAGCCGCTGAAGAATTGGAAAAAGAAGGCATTTCTTGTGAAATTATCGATTTAAGAACCGTGCGTCCTATGGACAGAAAGGCGATTGTAGAGTCGGTTAAAAAAACCAATAGACTCGTCATTTTGGAAGAAGCATGGCCTTTTGGAAATGTAGCAACCGAAATTACATACTTGGTGCAATCGGAGGCTTTTGACTATTTAGATGCCCCAATTGTTAAAATTAATACCGCAGATACACCTGCGCCGTACTCACCGGTTTTACTGGAAGAATGGCTGCCAGATTACACTGAAGTAATTAAGGCCGTTAAAAAAGTGTTGTACAAATAA